Proteins co-encoded in one Psychromonas sp. L1A2 genomic window:
- the ylqF gene encoding ribosome biogenesis GTPase YlqF produces MSKANIQWFPGHMHKAHKQIQEVLPQVDIIIEVVDARIPYSSENPLIAAIRQKTPCIKVLNKADLADPEITARWIEYLEQDQDIKAIAITTSKPEQVHQITKLCEQLLPHRLGQDKQIRAMIMGIPNVGKSTIINILADRIIAKTGNEPAVTKNQQRIRLPSGIMLSDTPGFLWPKIENANSGYRLAVTGAIKDTAIEYEDIAYYAAEYLIKHYLPRLQERYDFEETPQSDHELMELIAKRRGALRAGGHFDIYKVSTILLNELRSGALGPLSIEIPEMVAVEKLEVAEIMKNKLAKKIEVKAARRKRYKKNR; encoded by the coding sequence ATGAGTAAAGCTAATATCCAGTGGTTTCCTGGGCACATGCACAAAGCACACAAACAAATTCAAGAAGTACTTCCACAAGTTGATATTATTATTGAAGTTGTTGATGCTCGTATCCCTTACAGCAGTGAAAATCCACTGATTGCAGCTATTCGTCAAAAAACGCCTTGTATTAAAGTATTAAACAAAGCTGACCTTGCTGACCCAGAAATCACCGCTAGATGGATTGAATATTTAGAGCAAGATCAAGATATAAAAGCAATTGCTATCACCACCAGCAAGCCGGAACAAGTACATCAAATCACTAAACTTTGTGAACAGTTGTTGCCGCATCGCTTAGGTCAAGATAAACAGATTCGCGCAATGATCATGGGTATTCCAAATGTTGGAAAATCAACCATCATTAATATTTTAGCAGATCGCATTATTGCTAAAACGGGTAATGAACCCGCAGTGACCAAAAACCAACAACGTATTCGCCTTCCAAGTGGCATTATGCTGTCTGATACACCTGGATTTTTATGGCCTAAAATTGAAAATGCTAACTCGGGTTATCGTTTAGCAGTAACAGGTGCGATTAAAGATACGGCTATTGAATATGAAGATATCGCTTATTACGCCGCTGAATATTTAATTAAACATTATTTACCACGCTTACAAGAACGATATGATTTCGAAGAAACACCACAATCAGACCATGAATTAATGGAATTGATTGCTAAACGTCGCGGTGCATTACGTGCTGGTGGTCATTTTGATATTTATAAAGTATCAACTATTCTGCTCAATGAATTACGTTCAGGCGCATTAGGTCCATTAAGTATTGAAATACCAGAAATGGTTGCCGTTGAAAAACTTGAAGTGGCTGAGATCATGAAAAATAAATTAGCTAAAAAGATTGAAGTGAAAGCAGCAAGAAGGAAAAGATACAAGAAGAATAGATAA
- a CDS encoding DODA-type extradiol aromatic ring-opening family dioxygenase, which produces MNNLNIAFISHGGGPMPLFNDAAHRDMNRYLKSLASILPKPSAILVISAHWEEKEVRVTANVKPKMIYDYYGFPETAYQVQYPSAGEPVLAEKIQQALKEAAIPVIMDHHRGYDHGLYVPLTLMYPEADIPTIQLSLVNHLDAKQHLAIGKALQSLDYDNLLVIGSGFSFHNMKAFKGEQNAKDGQLKNQQFDDWLKASLSDKGLLESERHQRLTQWKKAPYARYCHPREEHFLPLHVCYGLAGRACDEHKNITIMGKQSSSFVWRSDYR; this is translated from the coding sequence ATGAATAATCTCAATATTGCATTTATTTCACATGGTGGCGGACCAATGCCCTTGTTTAATGATGCTGCACATCGAGATATGAATCGTTATTTAAAATCATTAGCGTCTATATTGCCAAAACCCAGTGCGATTCTGGTGATAAGTGCTCATTGGGAAGAGAAAGAAGTACGTGTTACAGCTAATGTAAAACCAAAGATGATTTACGATTATTATGGTTTTCCAGAGACGGCTTATCAAGTTCAATATCCAAGTGCTGGTGAACCCGTGCTAGCTGAAAAGATTCAACAGGCCTTAAAAGAAGCCGCTATACCAGTAATAATGGATCATCACCGAGGTTATGATCATGGTTTGTATGTGCCTTTAACATTAATGTATCCAGAAGCAGATATTCCAACCATCCAACTTTCATTAGTGAATCATCTTGATGCCAAGCAGCACTTAGCGATTGGTAAAGCCTTACAATCGCTTGATTATGACAATTTACTAGTGATTGGTTCAGGTTTCTCTTTCCACAATATGAAAGCTTTTAAAGGTGAACAAAACGCTAAAGATGGTCAACTTAAAAATCAACAATTTGATGATTGGTTAAAGGCGAGTTTAAGTGATAAAGGCTTATTAGAAAGTGAACGTCATCAACGACTAACTCAGTGGAAAAAAGCGCCATATGCCCGCTATTGTCATCCACGAGAAGAGCATTTTTTGCCATTGCATGTTTGTTATGGCCTTGCTGGACGCGCTTGTGATGAACATAAAAATATCACCATTATGGGAAAGCAATCAAGTTCATTTGTATGGCGAAGCGATTACAGATGA